CGGTCCGCGTCGTTCAGCTCGCGGAAGCGGCGCTGGCCGCGGTCCTGCTGCGCGGCGTCGGCCGCGGGGGCCACCGCCACGGTGGCGGACACCACGGACTCACCCTCCTTGGCGGGGGCGGAGATCTGCGGAGCCGCCACGGGCGCGGCGACGGGCGCGACGGCCGGAGCGGGCTGCGGGCGACGGCCGCGCGACTCCATCTCCGTCTTCAGGCGCTGGTTCTCGGTCAGCGCGTGCGACAGCTCCTCGCGGGTCTGCTCCAGCTGGATGGACGCGGCGCGCTCGGCCTCGGCGCGGGCCTTGGCCAGGTCCTGCGGGCCCTTGTCCGTCTCCTTCTGCTCGAAGATCTTGCGCTTGGCCTGCTTGAGCTGGTCCTTCACGTCCTGCAACTGGGTGCGCTGCTCGTCCAGCTCCTTCTGCTTCCGCTGGAGCTCCGTCTCCACCTTCGCGCGCTTCTGGGTCTCGGACTCCAGCTCGTTGCGGAACGAGGGCGAAGAGGGGGAGGACGAGAGCGCGGCTCGGTTCGAGCCGCCAAAGAGCAGGATGCCGAGCGTCACGGCAAACCCGATCGATACAAGGATGAGTGCAACCAGCACGGGGACGACCTCCACGGGAGATGCAAAAAGCGGGGCAGCCTACCGTCAGGCACTGGCGCGTCAAGGGTCCACTGCCAGCCGGGGCTCCCCATCCGGGTTCTATGCCCTCCCTTGGGGGCCCCTGCACCCCGGAAATGGCCGTTCCGCCGGGCCTGGCGCCCGAGCAGGGCAGGGCCTTCCCCAGCCCCCGGGGAGCCGCGATGCTGGGTGTCCCCGCGCACCCCGAGGAGCAAGCGCGCCATGGCGCACCTGGAGCTGGTCCCCAAGACGCACGTGTCGAGCTTCCGCAAGCTGGCCATCGGCAGCTGGGAGACGGCGTATGACCCCACGGTCTACGGCACGCTCACGGTGCGGATGGACCGGGCGCTGGCCTACATGGAGGCCTTCCAGGCGCGCACGGGGGTGAGGCTCACGGTGACGCACCTGGTGCTCAAGGCGCTGGCGGAGGCGCTGCGCCGCTGCCCGGACGCCAACGCCGTCCTCCGCTTCAGTCGCATCTACCTGCGCCAGCGAGTCACGGTGTCCGCGCTGGTGATGAGGCCCGGCGGGACGCGGCTCGTGCCCGTGAGGGTGGAGGACGCGGACAAGAAGAGTCTGCGGGAGCTGGCGGCGGAGCTGGATGCGGCGGTGCGCACGGAGCCGGACGCGCTGCGCGGCTGGCGGTTGGTGGAGCGCGTTCCCTCGCCGCTGCTCCACCTCTTCACGCGGGTGGTGTCGTTCCTCGCGGTGACGCTGAACCTGGACCTGGGACGCTTCGGCCTGCCGAAGGACGCCTTTGGCGCGGCCGTCGTCACGGACGTGGGGACGCTGGGGTTGGACATCGCGTACCTGCCGCTGGTGCCCTTCACGCGGGTGCCCGTGTTCCTCTCGCCCGGCGCGGTGCGCGAGACGGCGGTGGTGGAGGGCGAGCGCGTGGTGGTGGGGAAGGTGATGAGCGTGAATGCGTCCATCGACCACCGCTTCATCGACGGCTACCACGCCGGAGTGCTGGCCGGCACGGTGCGGGAGATGCTCGAGGACCCGTTCACCGCCTTCGGCCTGCCCGAGGCGGTGGAGTAGCGGGCATCCAGGAGGGCTCCTGCGACGGTGCCGCGTCAGTACGCGTACTCCCAGCCGCGAACACGGGAGCCGCCCGGGCGGGCGCCCAGCTCACGCAGCCTGCGCACGCGCTCCGGGATGGGCGGGTGCGTGGAGAACAGCTTCATGACACCGCCACGGTGCAGCGGGTTGACGATGAACAGGTGCGAGGTGGCCGGCGCCTTGTCGTACGGCATCAGCTCCGCGCCTTGCTCCAGCTTCAGCAGCGCATCCGCCAGCGCGTCCGGGTCGCCGCACAGCTCGGCGCCCGTCACGTCCGCGCCGTACTCGCGCGAGCGGCTCACCGCGAGCTGGAGCAGCGTGGCGGCGATGGGCGCCACCAGCAGCAGGCCCAGGTTGGCGAACGTATCGGCGATGCCACCGCCCTCGTCGTCGTCGCTCCGGCCGAGCATGGAGCCGCCGAACCAGAACAGCATCTGCGCCGCGTAGCTGATGATGCCCGCGAGCGTCGCCGCCACCGTGCCGATGAGCGTGTCCCGGTTGCGCACGTGGCCGATTTCATGCGCGAGCACGCCCTCCAGCTCGCGCCGGTCGAGGATGTCCATCAGCCCCACCGTCACCGCCACTGCGGCGTGCTTCGGGCTGCGGCCCGTGGCGAACGCATTGGGTGAGCGCGTGGGCAGGATGTAGACCTTCGGCTTGGGCATGCCCGCCCGGGTCGCCAGCCGCTCCACCATCTGATGGAGCCAGGGAGCCTGCTCGTACGGCAGCGGCTTCGCGCCATGGATGGCCAGGGCAATCTTGTCGCTGAACCAGAAGGAGCCGAAGTTCATCACCACGGCGAAGATGCCGGCGAACATCAGGCCCTGCGCACCGCCGAGCCGCTGGCCGATGACCAGCACCAGGGCCGTCAGTCCGGCGAGCAGCACCGTCGTCTTGAGGGCATTGCCCAGGCGGTGCCACCCACCGCCGCTCAGGCCGGACGGGCCGCCGCTGCTTCGCGAAGGAATGTGGGTGCCGGTGGAGGCCATGACTGTCTCGTTCCTTTCCCCCGTGCAGGGGCTTCAGAAACGTAAACAGGGAGGCAGGGGCGTCAACGAAAGCGGGCGCGCCCCGACTGAGGCTGCTCGGAGTCGCTCTCGACAGCAGGGCGAGCAGGGGAGCGAGCGGGAGGGCTGACGCTCGCGAGGCTCAGGGGCGCGCGGCGCGTGCCGGGTTCATCGTGGGCCGCAGCCGGATGGGCGGCGACTCCGGAGCGGGGAGGATCCACGGCTTCGCCGCGAGCCCGTCCACCTCCCGCGCGAGGTCCACCGCCGGGTCCACGAGCAGCTCCGCCGCCCGCCCGTTGAGCGACGCGCGCGCGTCGGCCCGCACCTCGACGGGGCTTCCCGTTCGCGCCTCGAAGTCGCGGGCGATGCGCCGCGCGAGCTGCAGGATGAGGTCCGGCTGCACCGACATCTCCCGCTCCTGCAACCGCGTGAGGTACTGGCTGGGAGACACGTGCCACTCGCGGTCGGTGACCGGGTCCCGGACCATGAAGGTCACGCTGCCGTTCTTCTCGCGCGCCATCACCCGCCACGAGAAGCGCATGCCCTGCTCGTGCCAGAGGACGTTGCCTCCATAGAGGTGGGTGCGGAGCGGAACGCCCACCTGCACCACCGCGTATGCCGCAGCCAGTCCGAGTGCCAACCATGCCCTCCGGCCTGGAACACTCGAAGAGGGAACAGGCACCCGCGCAGGCTCCGCCGGGGTGTCGCGCTTCGCGAAGAGTGCCGCCACGCGCGTGGCCAGTCGCCGCGGCCACGAGGGCTCGAAGAAGACGAGCGCCGCGGTGACCATGATGGCGGGGAACATGCCGATGGGGAACAGCGCGGACGTGCCCGCATGGAACCCCAGCACCACGACGTACGCGAACGGGCGGAGCCGCCGCGACAGCAGGAACGCGACGATGGTGGTGTCGAAGAGGAAGCCGGACCAGGCCGCCGCGTACGCCGCCCAGCGCTGCTCCAGTAGCGGGCCCACGAGCGGAAGGCTGGTCCGCGCGGACAGCCAGATGTTGAGCGGCTGTGCGTGCACCAGCCAGTCGGTGGTGAGCTTGGCCAGCCCGGCGAACACGTAGACCACGGCCACCTGGAAGCGCAGCAGCAGCGTGCACCACGCGGGCAGCCAGTCACTCCGGAGCGCCGGTCTCCGCCACGCGTCCACGGAGAACGCCCGGTGCGCCGGCACGAAGCACATCAGCCCGAGCAGCAGGCTCACCAGGTAGTAGTGGTTGAGGTAGTTGCTGACGTCCACGAGCTGGACGTAGGTGAAGGCGACGAACAGCAGCGCCACCACCGCGCGGTAGAGCAGGCCCGCCGCCAGGCACAGGCCCAGCACCGCGAGCGCCGCGAAGACGGCGTGCATCCACGGTGCGGGCAGCGCGGGCACCCAGCTGAAGCCCCAGTAGGTGAAGTGGAACCGGGGCTGGGTGAACAGCGTGTCCACCCACCCGAAGGCGAGGAAGCGCACCGCCGAGACGGTAATCAGCAGTCCGAGCGCCACCCGGAACGCCGCCAGCGCGGCGATGTCCCGGGGCGCCAGCAGGTACGCCCAGAGTCGCTCGGCACGTCCGCGGGGAGCGGGGCCCGACTCAGTCATTGTCCCCCTCGACGGACTGGGGCAGCTCCAGGTCCAGCGTGGTGACCAGCTCCGTCTTGAGGATGTCCGTCACGCCCTTCATCGAGTCGTAGAGCGCGCGCACCGAGGCCTTGTCCTGGGCGAGGGCCACCGCCAGGTCCTCCTCCTCGACGGCGGCGATGCCGGCCTCGGCGAAGACCAGCCGCTCGCGGAGCCGTCCCGCCAGCTCCCCGGCGCCGGACGCCTCCAGCAAGTCGTCGAACCCGGTGCCCGCGTAGTCCGTGCCGCAGCCCTGGACGAGGCGCCGGAAGCCCATCAGGTTGGCGCGCACGTTCGCCTTCGAGCGCTTCGCGAAGAGCGACTCCAGGGCCTCCGGGCACGTCGCGGTGGAGCACTCCCTCAGCCCGAGCGGCCGCGCCAGCTTCATGTCCTTGACCTCGCGCTCCAGGTAGAAGAGCGCGTCGCTCACCGAGTTCAGCGCCGCCTGGCTCGTCGGGTAGACGGTGTTTCCCGAGCCGGCCGTCTCCAGGGTGCGCGCGAAGGCACCCTTGTCCGCCTCCCACGCCTCCGCCAGCTGCGTCGCACGGGCCTTCACGTCGGCGGCCGCCGCCACGGCATAGGCCCGCTTGCGCGACTCCCGCTCCTCCTGGGACAGCGCCGCCCACGTGCCCTGCGACACGATGGGGGAGGTCGACTGGCAGGCGGTGTCCGCACCCTCGAAGAACAGCAGGTACTCGAGCGCGGCGAGGCCCCGGCGGCTCACCAGCGTGGTGGGGAAGCCCGACGCCTCGTACCCCCTGGCGACAACCTGCTCCTCCACGGCGCAGCGGCTGACCAGGGGCCAGGAGTAGACGTTGTCGCGCAGCTCCGCGCCGCCGGGCAGATTCCGCGGCGCCGCCGGGCCAAGCTGCATCACCTCCAGCACCTGCCACCGGTCCATGGCGTCATGGAATGCCGAGCGCGCCGCGTCGCGGGTGGTGGCGTCCGGCTGGGCCGCGTGGGCCGCCGCCGCCGTCTCCAGCGCCGTGGCCGCGGTGAGGAACTCACGCGCCGAGGACAGCACGCACGTGCCGGTCGCCGTGAGCAGCGCCTGGCGCGAAGCCGCCGTCGCGTCGGGCACGTCGGTCCCCGCGTCCACCTTGCCGCCACCGTCCTCCTTGCAGGCCGACAGGCACAGGAGGACGGGAAGCACGAGCGCGAGCGCGCTCACTCGGCGGAGGGGGGGCGTGGACACGGTGTTCATGGCGCCCCTCGCTACCACGCCGATGTTGTTAATGACAATCAACGTCAAAATCGCACATCTCCCAGGGCGGCAAATGACCCGCCTTGACTCGCCTGCACGTCCCGCCTATTGAGGCGCCGCGACTTTATTCTGATAACGATTATCGTTTGCAGATTTGCAGGCATCGCAAAAGGGGATGGACATCATGCGGAACACGAGGGAGCACCGGGGTTTCCTGGCGCGCGCGGCATTCCTTGCTCTGGCGCTGGCGGTCCTGCCGGCCTGTGGCGACGACACCGACGACCCGATTCTCACCCCCGACTCGGGCACCGAGACCGACGCGGGCACGGATGCTGGAACGGACGCGGGCACGGATGCCGGTGCGGTGCTGGACAGCGACATCGCGGTGGCGCGCTTCAACGCGGACGGCACGCTGGACACGACCTTCGGCGCCAGCGGCATCTCCCGGCTGGATTGGAGCACGGTGGCGGGTGGCACGCGTGACTCCCTGTGGGGCCTCGCGGTGGACGGTGACGACCGCCTCGTCCTGTTCGGCTCCAAGCGGGGCGATGGCACCCGCGTCGACGCGGACCGGGTCGTCGCGCGGCTGACGGCGAACGGCGCGCTGGACACGACGTTCGGCACCGACGGGCTGACCGTCCTCAACATCGGCAACCTGGGTGACAACGCGCGCAATGGCATCGTCCAGGCCGACGGGAAGATTGTCGCCTCCGGCTACATGTCCCAGCCCACGGGCGTGGGGACGCAGTCGGCCAACCGCATCGTGCTGCAGCGGCTGAACGCCAATGGCCAGCCGGACGAGACGTTCGGCTTCAAGGGCGTGCTGTCCTCGGCGCCGTTCCAGGCCCAGAGCGCCTCGAACCCGGAGTGGGGCATGGTCGAGGCCTACGCCGTGGGCGTCCAGTCCGACGGCAGCTACGTCACCACCGGCTATGGCCGCACCGCGTCCTCGGGCACGGTGGACCTGGTCTCCTTCCGGTACTCGGGCGCTGGCACGCTGGACTCGCAGTGGAACACCAGCGGCGTCGCGCTGCTCGACCTGGTGGGCGCGGATGACCGCGGCCGCAACCTGGTGGTCCTGAAGAACGACAACGTGTGCATGGTGGGCAGCGCGAAGCCCACGACGTCGAAGATCTCCGCCATGGTGATGATGCTCGACAAGGGTGGCGCGCGGGACACGGCCTTCGCCGCGGAAGGCTACAGGCTTTACGAGTACGATCGCTCGGAGTCGGCCTTCTTCGGCGCGGCCACCTCGCCGGATGGCACCTGGGCCGCCGCGGCGGGCTACCGCTCCGGAGACAGCCAGGACGCGGACGCCGTCCTCGCCATCATCCCGGTGGGGGACACCGTCGGCCTGGAGGTCTCCAAGGCCACGCCCATCTCCGAGACGGAGGATGACCGCTTCTGGGCCGTCGCCTTCGACGCGGGCAACAAGGTCTACGGCGCGGGCTTCGTCACCGAGGGCGGCGACAACCGGATGGTCGTCGCGCGCTTCAACACGAATGGCACGCTCGACACGTCCTTCGGCACTGGCGGCATCGCGAAGCTGAACATCGCCGTCGCGAAGACCGAGGAGACCGTGCGCGGCATCGTCGTGCAGAAGAACGGCAAGATCGTGGTGGCGGGCCCCATCGAGAAGCTGTAGCCCGCGCTTCGATAAGTAGAACCAGACGTGAGAGCCGGGGTGGGCGGGCCATGTGTGGGCCGCCTCCCCGGCTTCTGGCATCTGGGGGCAGGAAATTCCGGTAGAGACACCTCCGGTAGCGACAACAAAGGCGAAACGCCTCAGATGGCACTGTTCTTCGACGAGAGTCTGATGCGGGCGCGGGCGTGGCTGGTTCCGGCGCTCTTGCTGGTGGGCGCGTCGTCAGCGGAGGCGCAGAGCGTCGTCCCCGGCGCCGCCGAGACGGGCGTCCCGGTGCCCCCGCGCGACACCCCGGCGCCCGAGGTTCCCGAGGCCGCGCCTCAGAACCATGCCGCCCCGGCGCCCACGGAGCCAGGGTCGGCAGTGCCCGCCTCCGACTCCGCGCAGGTTCCGTCGGATGCGGCGCCCGCTGCTCCCGCCGAGGCCGTGCAGGTGCCCGCGGAGGCAACGCCCGCCGAGGCCGCGCAGGTGCCTGCGGACGCGGCGCCCACCGCCCCGGCGGCCGACGCGCCGCTCGTGGAGTCCACGACGCCCGTGGACTCCGAGGGCGTCACCGCTCCGGCGTTGGAGCCCGTGGCCTCGGACCCGGGCTACAAGAAGTTCGAGAGCGTGGTGGTGGGGACGTCGGAGACGCGCACGAGCGGCTCGGTGCATGTGCTGAAGCCGGGCCAGTTGGAGCGCTTCGAGCAGGACGACCCCAACGCGGTGCTGCAGTCCGTCCCCGGTGTGTATGCCCGAGGCGAGGATGGCTACGGGCTCCGGCCCAACGTGGGCCTGCGCGGCGTCAACCCCGACCGCAGCAAGAAGGTGACGCTGCTGGAGGATGGCGTCCTCTTCGGCCCCGCGCCGTACTCCGCGCCGGCGGCGTACTACTTCCCGCTCATCACCCGCATGCAGTCCGTGCGCATCCTGAAGGGCCCCTCCGCCATCCAGCACGGCCCGCAGACGGTGGGCGGCTCGGTGGAGTTCATCACCCGCGACATTCCGGTGGCCGAGTCGGTGTGGCTGGACGTGGCCGGCGGCGGCTACCTGTACGGCAAGGCGCACGGCGTCTTCGGCGCGAGCACCGAGCGCGCGGGCTTCCTGCTGGAAGGCGTCCACCTGCGCAGCAGCGGCTTCAAGGAGCTGGACGGTGGCGGCCACACCGGCTTCCGCCGCAACGAGTGGATGGCCAAGGGCCGCTACCAGCTCGTCCCCGAGGGCCCGGCGCGGCAGAGCCTCCAGCTCAAGCTGGGCTACTCCGACGAGCTCTCCAACGAGACGTACCTCGGCCTGAGCGACGCGGACTTCGACGCCAACCCGCTGCGCCGCTACGGCGCGAGCCGCCTGGACCGCATGGAGAACCACCGCACGCAGGTGGCCCTCAGCCACGTGCTGGAGGCCGGCTCCCTGGCGGTGACGACCACGGCCTACCGCCAGGACTTCGCCCGCGTGTGGCGCAAGGTGAACCGGTTCCGGGGCACCTCCATCGCCAGCGTGCTCGCGGACCCGACGAGCGCGCGCAACGCCATCTACTACGGCGTCCTCACGGGGGAGCTGGACAGCTCCTCGGCGCAGGAGGCGCTGCTCATCGGTCCCAATGACCGCACCTTCGTGTCCCAGGGCATCCAGAGCGTCGCGCGGTGGAGCGCCCTCACCGGCCCCCTGCGCCACAGCCTGGAGGTCGGCGCGCGCTACCACTTCGACAGCATCGACCGGCTCCACACCGAGGACGCCTTCCTCACGGTGGGCGGCGAGCTCGTCGAGGCCGGCGAGCCCACGGCCACTACCGCCAACAACAAGGACTCCACCAACGCCGTCGCGCTGCATGTGACGGACGCCATCGCCTGGGGCCCGGTGGTGCTGACGCCCGGCGTCCGGCTGGAGCTCATCCGCTCCCGCTCGGTGGACCGGTTGACTGGCGAGGCGACGACGGGTGCGCTGGAGGCGCTGATGCCCGGCGTGGGCATCTATGGCGGCGTCACGCGCGAGCTGGGCCTCTTCGCGGGTGTGTACCGGGGCTTCTCGCCCCCCGCGCCGGGCCAGCCCGACTCGGTGCTGCCCGAGCGGAGCGTCAACTCCGAGGCCGGCGTGCGGTGGACGCGCCGGGGCGAGCGCTTCGAGGTGGTGGGCTTCTTCAACGACTACTCGAACCTCACCGACATCTGCACCTTCTCCAGCGGCTGCCTGGACCAGGACCTGGACCGGCAGACGGATGCGGGACAGGCGCGCATCTACGGCCTGGAGGCCTTCGCGGAGAAGACCTTCCGTCCCGGCGGCGGCCTGACGTTCCCCATCTCCCTGTCCTACACCCTGACGAAGACGGAGCTGCTGGAGGACTTCCAGTCGGCGGACCCGCAGTTCGGCGACGTGCGCGCGGGCGACGAGCTGCCCTACGTGCCCCGGCACCAGCTCTTCGCCACGGCGGGGGTGGAGGGCCGGCTCGGCGGCGTCGCCATCAGCACGCTCTTCGTGGACACCATGCGCGAGGAGGCGGGGCAGGGCGAGGTGCCCGAGGGGCAGCTGACGGACTCCGTCCTGACGTTCGACGTCAACGCGAACTGGAACTTCTCGCGCTGGGGCCAGCTCTACCTGAGCGCGCGCAACGTGCTGGACACCCAGGCCATCGTGTCCCGCCG
This region of Pyxidicoccus trucidator genomic DNA includes:
- a CDS encoding cell envelope biogenesis protein TolA; the encoded protein is MLVALILVSIGFAVTLGILLFGGSNRAALSSSPSSPSFRNELESETQKRAKVETELQRKQKELDEQRTQLQDVKDQLKQAKRKIFEQKETDKGPQDLAKARAEAERAASIQLEQTREELSHALTENQRLKTEMESRGRRPQPAPAVAPVAAPVAAPQISAPAKEGESVVSATVAVAPAADAAQQDRGQRRFRELNDADREKMERLEQLANKERSRAVELEKELRRIKGRNETQQRVYATAKSDLDLMRDKYKALEKRLNRTLLERDLMRRAIKDLEKKTGILADRTELTPEEMAASDQRTEETSRVRAESEAQAAAQQAPAAAPAEAPAAESAAPADSDSKPAPV
- a CDS encoding 2-oxo acid dehydrogenase subunit E2, with amino-acid sequence MAHLELVPKTHVSSFRKLAIGSWETAYDPTVYGTLTVRMDRALAYMEAFQARTGVRLTVTHLVLKALAEALRRCPDANAVLRFSRIYLRQRVTVSALVMRPGGTRLVPVRVEDADKKSLRELAAELDAAVRTEPDALRGWRLVERVPSPLLHLFTRVVSFLAVTLNLDLGRFGLPKDAFGAAVVTDVGTLGLDIAYLPLVPFTRVPVFLSPGAVRETAVVEGERVVVGKVMSVNASIDHRFIDGYHAGVLAGTVREMLEDPFTAFGLPEAVE
- a CDS encoding zinc metalloprotease HtpX → MASTGTHIPSRSSGGPSGLSGGGWHRLGNALKTTVLLAGLTALVLVIGQRLGGAQGLMFAGIFAVVMNFGSFWFSDKIALAIHGAKPLPYEQAPWLHQMVERLATRAGMPKPKVYILPTRSPNAFATGRSPKHAAVAVTVGLMDILDRRELEGVLAHEIGHVRNRDTLIGTVAATLAGIISYAAQMLFWFGGSMLGRSDDDEGGGIADTFANLGLLLVAPIAATLLQLAVSRSREYGADVTGAELCGDPDALADALLKLEQGAELMPYDKAPATSHLFIVNPLHRGGVMKLFSTHPPIPERVRRLRELGARPGGSRVRGWEYAY
- a CDS encoding HTTM domain-containing protein, whose product is MTESGPAPRGRAERLWAYLLAPRDIAALAAFRVALGLLITVSAVRFLAFGWVDTLFTQPRFHFTYWGFSWVPALPAPWMHAVFAALAVLGLCLAAGLLYRAVVALLFVAFTYVQLVDVSNYLNHYYLVSLLLGLMCFVPAHRAFSVDAWRRPALRSDWLPAWCTLLLRFQVAVVYVFAGLAKLTTDWLVHAQPLNIWLSARTSLPLVGPLLEQRWAAYAAAWSGFLFDTTIVAFLLSRRLRPFAYVVVLGFHAGTSALFPIGMFPAIMVTAALVFFEPSWPRRLATRVAALFAKRDTPAEPARVPVPSSSVPGRRAWLALGLAAAYAVVQVGVPLRTHLYGGNVLWHEQGMRFSWRVMAREKNGSVTFMVRDPVTDREWHVSPSQYLTRLQEREMSVQPDLILQLARRIARDFEARTGSPVEVRADARASLNGRAAELLVDPAVDLAREVDGLAAKPWILPAPESPPIRLRPTMNPARAARP
- a CDS encoding imelysin family protein, whose product is MNTVSTPPLRRVSALALVLPVLLCLSACKEDGGGKVDAGTDVPDATAASRQALLTATGTCVLSSAREFLTAATALETAAAAHAAQPDATTRDAARSAFHDAMDRWQVLEVMQLGPAAPRNLPGGAELRDNVYSWPLVSRCAVEEQVVARGYEASGFPTTLVSRRGLAALEYLLFFEGADTACQSTSPIVSQGTWAALSQEERESRKRAYAVAAAADVKARATQLAEAWEADKGAFARTLETAGSGNTVYPTSQAALNSVSDALFYLEREVKDMKLARPLGLRECSTATCPEALESLFAKRSKANVRANLMGFRRLVQGCGTDYAGTGFDDLLEASGAGELAGRLRERLVFAEAGIAAVEEEDLAVALAQDKASVRALYDSMKGVTDILKTELVTTLDLELPQSVEGDND
- a CDS encoding TonB-dependent receptor family protein, encoding MALFFDESLMRARAWLVPALLLVGASSAEAQSVVPGAAETGVPVPPRDTPAPEVPEAAPQNHAAPAPTEPGSAVPASDSAQVPSDAAPAAPAEAVQVPAEATPAEAAQVPADAAPTAPAADAPLVESTTPVDSEGVTAPALEPVASDPGYKKFESVVVGTSETRTSGSVHVLKPGQLERFEQDDPNAVLQSVPGVYARGEDGYGLRPNVGLRGVNPDRSKKVTLLEDGVLFGPAPYSAPAAYYFPLITRMQSVRILKGPSAIQHGPQTVGGSVEFITRDIPVAESVWLDVAGGGYLYGKAHGVFGASTERAGFLLEGVHLRSSGFKELDGGGHTGFRRNEWMAKGRYQLVPEGPARQSLQLKLGYSDELSNETYLGLSDADFDANPLRRYGASRLDRMENHRTQVALSHVLEAGSLAVTTTAYRQDFARVWRKVNRFRGTSIASVLADPTSARNAIYYGVLTGELDSSSAQEALLIGPNDRTFVSQGIQSVARWSALTGPLRHSLEVGARYHFDSIDRLHTEDAFLTVGGELVEAGEPTATTANNKDSTNAVALHVTDAIAWGPVVLTPGVRLELIRSRSVDRLTGEATTGALEALMPGVGIYGGVTRELGLFAGVYRGFSPPAPGQPDSVLPERSVNSEAGVRWTRRGERFEVVGFFNDYSNLTDICTFSSGCLDQDLDRQTDAGQARIYGLEAFAEKTFRPGGGLTFPISLSYTLTKTELLEDFQSADPQFGDVRAGDELPYVPRHQLFATAGVEGRLGGVAISTLFVDTMREEAGQGEVPEGQLTDSVLTFDVNANWNFSRWGQLYLSARNVLDTQAIVSRRPYGARPNAPRTVILGFKLNM